Part of the Clostridia bacterium genome is shown below.
ACGGACATGATCGACGTCGACGGCCTCAAGATCGGCATCATCGGCTTCGCGACGCCGCTGACGAAGTCGATCGTGTTGCCGCAGAACATCGCGGGACTGGAGTTCCGCGACCCGGCCCCGATCATCGACGAGCTCGCGCCGCAACTGCGGGCGCAGGGCGCGGACCTCGTCATCGTCGTCTCGCACCTGTCCTCCGACCAGGAGGGGACCTGGACGGACGGCGACACGCATGAGATCACCAACGAAATCGCGGACGTGATCCAGCGCATCAACGTCCCCATTGACGCGGCGATCACGGGGCACACGCACGATGACGTCGCCGGCTTCGTGCAGGGCAAGTTCGGGCCGGTGCCGGTCATCCAGGGGAGCTACTACGGCCACGCGTACGCGCGGATCGACCTCTACTTCGACACGACGGCGGGCAAGGTGGTCCGCGCGGTGCCGAAGGTGATGCACCCCAGCCTGACGATCGCGCCGAATCCCGACGTCGAGGACCTCGTGGCGAAGTGGGAAGCCGTCATCGGCCCCAAGAAGGACCAGGTGATCGCCACGCTGGCGAACGACCTCACCCGTGACCCGACGCCCGCCGGGGAGGAAGCGCTCGGCGACCTGATCACCGACGCCCAGCTGAAGGCGGTCCCGGGCGCGCAGATCGCGCTCACGAACGGCGGCGGCATCCGCGCCGACCTTGCGGCCGGTCCGGTCAAGTGGGGCGACGCGTACTCCGTCCAGCCGTTCGGCAACACCCTCGTCAAGGTGCGGATGACGGGCGCCGAGTTGGTCAAGACGCTCGAGGAGGGTGTCAACAACTTCGTCCTCCGCGAGCTGAACCAGACGGGCGGCCACGGACCGCTCCAGGTCAGCGGCCTCACGTTCACGTGGGATTGGACGAAGCCGATGTACCAGCGCGTCTCCGACGTGAAACTGGCGGACGGCACGCCCATCGACCCGACCGCCACCTACACCGTCGTCGTGAACAACTTCATGGCGGGCGGCGGGGACGACTTCGTCACGCTGAAGGGCATCCCGGACGACCGCAAGGTCGACACCGGCATCGTCGATTCGGACGTGTTCATCGACTACCTGAAGAGCCTGCCGCAGCCGATCAACTACGGGCTGCAGAACCGGATCACGGTGGTCGGGCGGTAGGAGCGAACGGGCTCCGCGCCGCCCGGTACGGGCCCGGCGAGGCGCTGCCGCAAACAGTCAAGGCGGGCCGGCAACGGCCCGCCTTGATGCTGTCATTCACTGAAGCGCGATGGCCCTGGGCTGCGGCATGCCCCACAGTGCGTCGGGCTGCACGGTCCAGGCGCGCGTCCGACGCCTAGCCCACGGAGCCCTCCATCTCCAGCTCGATGAGGCGGTTCAGCTCGATCGCGTACTCCATCGGCAACGCCTTGCGGAACGGCTCCACGAAGCCCTGCACGATCATCTTGGCCGCCTGCTCCTCGTTGATGCCGCGGCTCATCAGGTAGAACAGCTG
Proteins encoded:
- a CDS encoding 5'-nucleotidase C-terminal domain-containing protein yields the protein GHWAEAYVDLGVQLGITNGVSATQFRPDDPITREDAALMVIRAVVGAAGLSGQDLRVLDHYADKGDIDGYAQQAVAFATLHGVLAGYPDGTLRPHANILRGEAVKVIDQSVPEALAPGVKKISLVSFNDFHGHLEYNPKAGELGAARLATAFLGEALRNPDGYVLLDGGDNYQGTVISNLTQGQAVNDWLNSVGLRVSAIGNHEFDWGIPVLQDRIADARFTYLAANIFDETTGQRPAWVKPTDMIDVDGLKIGIIGFATPLTKSIVLPQNIAGLEFRDPAPIIDELAPQLRAQGADLVIVVSHLSSDQEGTWTDGDTHEITNEIADVIQRINVPIDAAITGHTHDDVAGFVQGKFGPVPVIQGSYYGHAYARIDLYFDTTAGKVVRAVPKVMHPSLTIAPNPDVEDLVAKWEAVIGPKKDQVIATLANDLTRDPTPAGEEALGDLITDAQLKAVPGAQIALTNGGGIRADLAAGPVKWGDAYSVQPFGNTLVKVRMTGAELVKTLEEGVNNFVLRELNQTGGHGPLQVSGLTFTWDWTKPMYQRVSDVKLADGTPIDPTATYTVVVNNFMAGGGDDFVTLKGIPDDRKVDTGIVDSDVFIDYLKSLPQPINYGLQNRITVVGR